In the genome of Drosophila kikkawai strain 14028-0561.14 chromosome 2R, DkikHiC1v2, whole genome shotgun sequence, the window TGTCCTGACTTGGTCTCCTTGGACTCAGAAGCTGCAGACTTCACGCTCTTGCCAAACCTAATAAAGTTGGAGTCCAGCTGGGGCGGAGCAGAGCGTCCAAATCGCATAAAGTTATCGGGACGCCCGAAGCGCATAAAGTCCTGCTTCACACTGCGCAGCTCCTCGTGGGGATTGCGTCCAAAACGAATGAAGTTGTCCGGTCGCCCGAATCTCATGAAATCCTCAGCAGGAGAGCGACCAAAGCGCATGAAATCCTGCTTGGGATCCCGACCAAACCTCATGAAGTCCGAGGGATTGCGTCCGAAGCGCATAAAGTCCTGCTTTGGATCCCTTCCAAAACGCATAAAGTCCTGCTTGGGATCCCTGCCAAAGCGCATAAAGTCCTGCTTGGGATCCCTGCCATATCGATCCATGCCCGATCGTTTCTCCATGCCATCGTGCTCATCGGGGGCACCGTAAGTGCCCTCGGGCGGCAGCTGCTCCGCTTGCCGCTTCccaaagtgcatgaaattgtCGGCCAAGGACCGTCGCTTGGCCTCCAGCTCCGGATCGAACTTGTAGCGCGGCTTCCGGAAACGCAGGAGCACCGCATTCTTGGTGTAATCGATGCCGATCACCGAGATGGGATGCCGGAACTCCAGCTCCGCCTTCTCGGGCTGATCGCTGCTCAGAACCGCATTCATAAGGTCATTGTCCAGCGGTGCTTGCGGGGTACTGAGACCGTTGTCCCCGTCCGTTTCCAGCAGCGAATTGCCGCCGTACGAGGGCGTCTCGATGATCTCGCTGTGGATGGCCGACTGCATCTGGTACAGGGCCAGCAGGAACATCAAGGCAATGCCCATCTGCAAGGAAATAAAGGATAATTATGAGATGCCGCCGCCTAGGACAATCTATTGCAAGTTTTAATCACATTAACGCGTTCATTTTACTTAGAGTAACCGTAGACTTGGCTTGGTCTcaaccctctctctctctgctctgGCCGCCCAAGCTGCAGACAAAGTGTCCTGCTAATTAACCATCATGATATTTATGGGCAAATCCGCCTGAGCAGCGCGTAAAAAGTTAACCACATTATGGGCCACAGCAATAGCCGCAGGAGGCACGAGCTACACTCGgagaaaaattaaatctaaaatgGTTGCCTTTCAAATGGCCTAGTCTTAGTTTGCTaaaaaacaacaccaacacctTTAAGCTTCCTTAGGAAAAGTTCAATGTCCTAGAATAATTTTGTacccattaaaaattatagattttagGGTTCTAGGGCAAATGGTTTTCTGAGTGCAGCCACCCACCCCCACCCACGCTGCCACATAACCCAAACAGCGGCCAGGTTTACAGGCATTAACACTTGTTCAAGGCAGGAGCTGGAGTGGGCGCGGTATGGGGGCAGTTGATGTATGGTGTCCGGACTACGGCGACGACAACACAGCAGCACCATTAGAGATGCAAATGATTATGGCTTTTGGATACGGTGACGGTGCCGTTGCTGGGCTCTCAGTTCTGGGTTCTTGATTCCGGcctgaggaggaggagcctgTTTATGGCACCCTGATCCGCTGAGTGCCATGTCAAGCCAGACAGCTGCAACAGGTTGCAGGAGAGATGCGAAGCCATCGTCACTCGGGGATTTCTCCAAACTGGCAAACAGTGGCAAATTAGCACTTCTTTTCGTCGCGTTGAGTGAGCCATGGATTGGGGAATGGCtggggaaaaaattaaaaacttgccCAGACAACTCATAACAAAAACTTGACCTCCAAGACGGCGGTTGGCTGATGAGCAGAGGCTTGGACTTCGCAACCGCGCCGAGCATTAACATACATTCGACGGTACTCGCTTAATTTGATGTCGCGGGCAATCAGGGCTTCATTCAAGAAGTGCGAATTTGTTTTTGGATTTGAATACAAAATCTGAGAGTTTAATGGCCTGCAGTTTGCAGAGTGCAGTTTGTTAGGCTTCTTTAGTGGTTGCAGCTAGCTGGGAAGTTGCAACATTCCCCACTCAAGGGTCCCCATAAAGAGGCAACTAGTCAGGCGTCGCTTAATTTATGGGCTCCAACTGGAAATGTTGCAATGCTCCATACTTCTGGGGAATTATGACAGCCGACAGCCTCTCCAGCCGGAGTCGGACAAGGAGTCAGCGGATCTGAAGTGGGTAGACAACAATTGCCAAATGCCTGATTGATTTGCGATGCCGAAATGTGCATTTAAAATTCACAAATATGAGTACAAGAGTCACTTGTgtgtccgtgtgtgtgtgccttgtTTATTTCGGGCTCGAACAGGGGGGTGTTAGTGGGGGGCGGTGGTATCAATAACACACTCGTTAATTCGCTTAGCCATCGCGCAGGCGAGGGATGATGAGGCCCCGAAAATCGGGTAACCTGATTTGCATATGCGATATGTTTGATACGTTTGAAGTAGCTGCTCCCCTGGCAACACCAGCACCTGGATTATCCTCGCTGGGCATTTAAATATCATTTGTCAGAGGTGAGGGACACTGAGACGATTCCAGAGACAAATGATTGCGCGAGGCATTTCACTTGTCCGGGAAATGGAGCCATTGTCAGTGATAAATCAAAAATGCTGCACACCTCGTCGCACTAAGGTTCCTCTTGAGCACCTGCCGTCGACACCTGTGAGTGTCCAACCAGCGTGCTTTTTTCCCAGtgaatgcaaatgaaaatctAGCGCCGCTCGGCTGCTCCGACACTATCGCCCCTCGGCCCCAGAAGTGCCaccataaatatttcaatttgccTTCATTAACCGAAATGGTGGTTCCGTATGTGTTCCAGCTTTGTTTGAGGAAAAACTATTTCCTCGGTGGGTTTTTGCCAGGGCTTAAGCGAATTTTTCGTGGAGGCGACAATTGTCGAAAAGTAAAGTTCGTTTTAGCTGTGCAGAGTGTGATTTTAGCCAATTAAAAATGAACACAATTAGGGGATTACCAAATCATATTTAGGTTGGGAGTTTACAGGAACCGAATTATCATTTAGCaaatttagttttgttttttgcttacCTCTTATGTTAAGGCTGATAAGTAATatgtataaatgtaaaaatcacaaattaattACTAAAATCAATAACAAGttctataaaaacaaattatcctcaaatattaactaaaattagAGTAAAAGGGAAGctgaaatatgttttaaagttccttaaaattgtaattttttgggtttccattaaaaatgatttcaaatcatttaaaatagtGCAAAACAATGGATTATATCCCGTTCACATATTAAggaatgatttatttttacgAATAATTAAAGCCtacaaaagaaattaattttcttcaaCAAATTTAGTatcagttttacattttccaacATTTCTAAAAGTAACTAAAATACCCCAACACTCCTTTATATGAGGTCttatttttcaaaagtttCACTTTAAAGAAACCTTTATTAAATTGAGATTAAATAACGTATTGATGACCAAGGCCTTAATAATTGAATTTACTATAAAAAATAGTCAATTAAGTTGTAGAATTTTGATTGTCAGTTAAATATTTCACACATTCTATGAATTATACTGCTTAGCTTTTAACTAAGACTTAACTTGCCCTATTAACAAGTTTCCCCATAGTTTGTTGCATTCTCTGGAAATATTTCAGATAAATCTCTAGGCAAACTTACCTTTAGAAACTCTGGGATCTAGGATGAGGTCGGAATCGGGATAAACTGTTTTTTGGGGAGCCCGCTCGCACTCTTAAAAACACACACTTGTTGCCCGGCTGAATGTGAAATGGTTCTGGGCGAATGTTTGCCGAAACATCCTGTTTTATACGCTTTCCTTTTGCGGCAACAATGGCAAGTGACGCCAAacctctgctgctgcggctgctgtggCTCCtcctgtgctgctgctgctgctgctgttctttTTCCTGTGGCTGCTGTGTGGGCGCGCGCAACAAGTGCtgcagcaacatgttgctgtgCGGGCATTGTGTGCCCTGGCTGGCTTTCCTTTGGCTTTTTGTTACCACTGCAGTTTTTCCGTGTTTAAACTGCTAGTCACTGGGGCTTAAATTAGCagagaaacacacaaaaaaaacctTGACACTGGTCAGTCAGTCTGCCTGGCCGCTGATAGGTTTGTTGTGGTGGCTGTCAGGGCCGCTGTCAGCGGGACAAAAGGCAGCAAAGCAGCCAGGCATTCATGTTGACTTATTAGGCGGCCAACAAAGCAACACTAGTGACGTGGCAACATTCCGTCGCCAGTTTGCTGGCCACTCGAGCACCAAATTGTATGCAAATCGCCCACAATTGTTATGTTACGCCCACTTTTAAGCCGCAGCAGGAGTAGCAACAGGAGTAAGAACACAAACAAAGAGCAGGGGGCGGCCTGGCCGGGCACGTCCAATTAGCCGGCGGCAAGTGGATCGACTACGTGTCCGTATGCGTTATAATTTGCCCTTGCCGTTGCGAGAGGCGTTTATGGCGCTTTATGGCCCTGTAACCTGTAACAGGATACATTGTGGCGCCTCTGGCGTCTCATCAACACCCATGCCCCAGTCCAGGCCccatctcctccagcttctTTAGAGCCTCGCCTCCTGGGTGGGGCTGCGAAACTGTTCAAAGGCGGAAGTCTGTAATTACGGCCAAAGTTTCGAAGAGACGGAGACCAGTCTCCGACGGACTGAGGCGTTCCATCAATGGTAGCCACCACGCATGACTGGGCAGAAATGTGTCAGTTTGCCGAGTCACTTCACTGGGCTCGTTGTCGCCAAGTTTATTGTGTCGGATGCGCTCTTAACGATCGCCCAAAATCAATACAAACACGTTCGATAATATCGTCCATCGGTTTGGcttcatttgcataaatagCTGCGGAAAACAGAGAATCAGCTGAGAAATATGCGAGGTGATGAGGCCAGCTCAAGTTCAAAGCGGCCTGGGTTTGTTGACCAGGCCAAGACTCACTCGAGACGTGTGCCAGTCGCCCAGTTACAAATGTTTTGCGCATTTTTAAAAGAGTCTGCCGCAGCCGTAAGCCATTGACTAGACCACAAAGCATTATGATCTTGGCCAAGCTGGTTCTGTTGCTCCTTCTAGATTCCCTTAATCTGTGGTTTTGTAATATCAAAACGTCTTTGTCATGCTaaatttggaatttaaatcCATATAGTTCATGTTAAGcaatttgcttaaattttgAATAAGTAATCTGTCCCTAGATATTCCTCCTCCTCACCAttctataaacaaatttatactCTACTTGTGCTGCGATTTAAATTGAAAGTGAAATTGTATAGAAGAGACAGACCACGATCtctacaaat includes:
- the FMRFa gene encoding FMRFamide-related peptides, which produces MGIALMFLLALYQMQSAIHSEIIETPSYGGNSLLETDGDNGLSTPQAPLDNDLMNAVLSSDQPEKAELEFRHPISVIGIDYTKNAVLLRFRKPRYKFDPELEAKRRSLADNFMHFGKRQAEQLPPEGTYGAPDEHDGMEKRSGMDRYGRDPKQDFMRFGRDPKQDFMRFGRDPKQDFMRFGRNPSDFMRFGRDPKQDFMRFGRSPAEDFMRFGRPDNFIRFGRNPHEELRSVKQDFMRFGRPDNFMRFGRSAPPQLDSNFIRFGKSVKSAASESKETKSGQPGDSNSVDKAVTELFKKQDQQVKGGEQTSTSTDEGSAEQDQFFGQ